A region from the Alosa alosa isolate M-15738 ecotype Scorff River chromosome 7, AALO_Geno_1.1, whole genome shotgun sequence genome encodes:
- the LOC125297774 gene encoding B-cell receptor CD22-like — MQHTPVVFLILLHILCAYQGKGGTTSHKWEVKFTSHHFCAVTGSSVVMPCSFTHPIGLMVTKVYWRYRPDHNKIFTDIANKNPKYKGRIQYFWNKNKNKTNCTFKLSKLMMSDNGEYFTQIETEDSKNKWLSRSKVTLSVKGYNVAELSVGIPEPVMEDNDVTLSCNNICSSKDIPSVIWKKNGQDLHVKQKHHNELIFQSVSTGDEGNYSCALKHNEDHPSKPVELNVMFPPRVPSVSVSPASETLEGASVTLTCSSDANPPVESYTWFNRNGSIVSKLDTGKYYHIGNVGSEHTGDYYCEARNLYGASISTAFHLDVHYAPRKLLASLNHSGEISEGSSVTLTCSSDANPPVESYTWFNRNGSIVSKLDTGKYYHIGNVGSEHTGDYYCEARNLYGASNSTAFHLDVHYAPRKLSASLNHSGEIAEGSSVTLTCSSDANPAVENYTWYRRTTAETVCVGTGERINFNLTLDRAGLYYCEAHNSVGSLNSTGVEVAWSGFGWKTTTLLSSLGFLIILIMLIGYVFWRRKKAKPSNNPSSSDNNTQHVPQCVPDNVYEDISGLPLTSAPAQRVDSGVQDDVQYASVQFKSSRGQQVALYSTVQKFKPHPQQLEEVVYVAVNFSRPTAATQ, encoded by the exons ATGCAACATACACCAGTTGTGTTTCTGATTCTCTTGCACATCCTTTGTGCTTATCAAGGAAAAGGAG GTACCACATCTCATAAATGGGAGGTCAAATTCACCAGTCACCATTTCTGTGCTGTGACTGGATCATCAGTGGTCATGCCCTGCTCATTCACCCATCCTATTGGTCTCATGGTCACCAAGGTCTACTGGCGCTACCGACCTGAccataataaaatattcacagaCATAGCGAATAAGAATCCTAAATACAAAGGACGTATACAATACTTTtggaacaagaacaagaacaagacGAACTGCACATTCAAATTGAGCAAGTTGATGATGTCAGACAATGGAGAGTATTTTACACAGATTGAAACAGAAGATTCTAAAAATAAGTGGCTGAGTAGATCTAAGGTCACTTTGTCTGTTAAAG GCTATAATGTTGCAGAACTTTCTGTTGGGATTCCTGAACCAGTGATGGAGGACAACGACGTGACACTGAGTTGCAACAACATATGCTCTTCAAAAGACATCCCCTCAGTAATATGGAAAAAGAACGGACAGGATTTACATGTCAAACAGAAACACCACAATGAACTCATCTTTCAGAGTGTCAGTACTGGGGATGAGGGCAACTACTCTTGTGCACTGAAACACAATGAAGACCATCCATCCAAACCAGTGGAGCTTAATGTCATGT TCCCTCCAAGGGTCCCGTCTGTCTCTGTCAGTCCTGCTAGTGAGACACTAGAGGGCGCTTCAGTGACTCTGACCTGCAGCAGTGATGCCAACCCACCAGTGGAGAGCTACACCTGGTTTAATCGCAATGGCTCAATAGTTTCCAAGCTGGACACTGGAAAGTATTACCACATTGGGAATGTCGGCTCTGAACACACTGGAGATTACTACTGTGAGGCCAGGAACCTATACGGGGCCTCCATTTCTACTGCTTTTCACCTGGATGTTCACT ATGCTCCCAGAAAACTGTTAGCGTCTCTAAATCACTCTGGAGAAATATCAGAGGGCAGTTCAGTGACTCTGACCTGCAGCAGTGATGCCAACCCACCAGTGGAGAGCTACACCTGGTTTAATCGCAATGGCTCAATAGTTTCCAAGCTGGACACTGGAAAGTATTACCACATTGGGAATGTCGGCTCTGAACACACTGGAGATTACTACTGTGAGGCCAGGAACCTATACGGGGCCTCCAATTCTACTGCTTTTCACCTGGATGTTCACT ATGCTCCCAGAAAACTGTCAGCGTCTCTAAATCACTCTGGAGAAATAGCAGAGGGCAGTTCAGTGACTCTGACCTGCAGCAGTGATGCCAACCCAGCAGTGGAGAACTACACCTGGTACAGGAGGACCACAgctgaaacagtgtgtgtgggtacaggAGAGAGAATCAACTTCAATCTGACCTTAGACAGGGCTGGACTGTACTACTGTGAGGCCCACAATAGTGTTGGATCCCTGAATTCCACTGGAGTTGAAGTTGCTTGGTCTG GCTTTGGTTGGAAGACAACCACTCTCTTGTCATCTTTAGGTTTTCTCATAATCCTCATCATGCTCATAGGCTACGTGTTTTGGAG GAGGAAGAAGGCAAAACCAAGTAACAACCCCAGCAGCTCTGATAATAACACACAA CATGTCCCACAGTGTGTCCCTGATAATGTGTATGAAGACATCTCAGGCCTCCCTCTGACCTCTGCTCCAGCCCAGAGGGTGGACTCAGGTGTCCAGGATGATGTCCAGTACGCCAGTGTTCAGTTCAAGAGCTCCAGAGGTCAGCAGGTGGCCCTTTACTCCACAGTCCAGAAGTTCAAGCCCCACCCACAGCagctggaggaggtggtgtATGTAGCAGTCAACTTCTCTAGACCCACTGCTGCCACCCAGTGA
- the LOC125297539 gene encoding B-cell receptor CD22-like — protein sequence MDSASERVRTSLFLTITVLSMIQGLSDEGWQINISHSSVCAVAGSTVVILCSFTHPPNVTVKKVLWTVNHMLDKDFLEYPEYMSRVQHSGDMKNNCTLALREVDLSDSKVYFVRIVAEQEVYPLTTEPIRFMLSVTELSVEVSGSVVEGGEARLRCRRSCGFDDNNPTVTWRKNGQDVLRQTNNSDLVLQNIRIDDEGDYSCALKGREKHPSKAVALKVMYAPKNILASISPTGDVPEGSSVNLTCNSDANPPAENYTWFKSGTVPSHIGSGQTHRIIDLNSDHTGQYYCEGQNSVGLSKSPEVYLEVQYAPKNTSALVSPSGGIVEGTSVTLTCSSDANPSVENYTWFKKIGVTISELVTEQVYTIPKVSYQHTGYYYCEAKNQYGASNSSDVNLDVEYAPRNTSVSVSLSGGIVEGSLVTLTCSSDGNPPVENYTWFNVDKNATSPMATGSIYSISNFNFEYYCQADNRHGVNNSTVIHLEVYYAPKNTLASISPPGDVPKGSSVTLSCSSDANPPVENYTWFKVDESTPVGSGQQYNITDISSEDGGQYYCEGQNSVGLSRSPEVYLEVQLLQWQNIAVIVAMASVPFTVIVLYCLIYRGVKKCLKRTQTQATVDNVYEEVSEVLLTTCIPAPTVDAGDQDDVQYASVQFKNSRGQQVPVYSTVQKFKPHPQQQEEVEYVAVNFSRPTAATQQAPDTVIYSKSTNRNHFNRQAADTVIYSNSTNRNNLNRQAADTVFYNKSATRNMNSKRPRGAPPAPPSPARV from the exons ATG GATTCTGCatctgagagagtgagaactTCCCTTTTTCTGACCATCACTGTTCTCAGCATGATCCAAG GTCTATCTGATGAGGGGTGGCAGATTAACATCTCTCATTCCTCTGTCTGTGCTGTTGCCGGGTCAACAGTGGTCATTCTATGCTCTTTCACTCATCCTCCCAACGTCACGGTGAAGAAGGTTTTGTGGACTGTCAATCACATGTTGGACAAAGATTTCTTAGAGTATCCAGAGTACATGAGCAGAGTTCAGCACAGTGGTGATATGAAGAACAACTGCACACTGGCTCTCAGAGAGGTGGACCTATCAGACAGTAAAGTGTATTTTGTGAGGATTGTAGCAGAACAGGAAGTGTATCCTCTGACAACAGAGCCAATCAGATTCATGCTATCAGTCACTG AGCTTTCTGTTGAAGTGTCTGGGTCTGTGGTTGAGGGAGGAGAGGCGAGGCTGAGATGCAGACGCTCCTGTGGGTTTGATGACAACAACCCCACTGTTACATGGAGGAAGAACGGCCAAGATGTACttagacaaacaaacaacagcGATCTTGTCCTCCAGAACATCAGGATTGACGATGAGGGTGATTATTCTTGTGCGTTAAAAGGTCGTGAAAAACATCCATCTAAAGCAGTGGCGCTCAAAGTGATGT ATGCCCCAAAGAACATATTGGCATCTATAAGTCCTACAGGTGATGTACCTGAAGGCAGTTCAGTGAATCTGACCTGCAACAGTGATGCCAACCCACCAGCGGAGAACTACACCTGGTTTAAGAGTGGAACTGTCCCCTCCCACATAGGATCTGGGCAGACGCACAGGATCATTGACCTCAACTCTGATCATACTGGACAGTACTACTGTGAGGGACAGAACTCAGTCGGCCTCAGCAAATCTCCTGAGGTTTATCTGGAGGTGCAAT ATGCTCCAAAAAACACTTCAGCATTGGTCAGTCCCTCTGGTGGAATAGTGGAGGGCACTTCAGTGACTCTGACCTGCAGCAGTGATGCCAACCCATCAGTGGAGAACTACACGTGGTTTAAGAAGATTGGAGTAACCATCTCAGAGTTAGTTACGGAGCAAGTTTACACCATTCCCAAGGTCAGCTACCAACACACTGGCTACTACTACTGTGAGGCCAAGAACCAGTATGGTGCCAGTAATTCTTCTGATGTTAACCTGGATGTGGAGT ATGCACCAAGAAACACCTCTGTATCTGTGAGTCTCTCTGGTGGAATAGTGGAGGGCAGTTTAGTGACTTTGACCTGCAGCAGTGATGGCAACCCACCAGTGGAGAACTACACCTGGTTTAATGTGGATAAGAATGCAACATCCCCCATGGCAACAGGCTCTATCTACAGCATCAGTAACTTCAACTTTGAGTATTACTGTCAGGCAGACAACAGGCATGGTGTTAATAATTCTACCGTGATTCATCTGGAAGTTTATT ATGCCCCAAAGAACACCTTGGCATCAATAAGTCCACCAGGTGATGTACCTAAAGGCAGTTCAGTGACTCTGTCCTGCAGCAGTGATGCCAACCCACCAGTGGAGAACTACACCTGGTTTAAGGTGGATGAGTCCACTCCAGTAGGATCAGGACAGCAGTACAACATCACTGACATCAGCTCTGAGGACGGAGGACAGTATTACTGTGAGGGACAGAACTCAGTCGGCTTGAGCAGATCTCCTGAGGTTTATCTAGAGGTGCAAC TCTTGCAGTGGCAGAACATTGCTGTAATTGTTGCTATGGCATCAGTTCCATTCACAGTCATTGTACTGTACTGCCTTATCTACAGAGG AGTGAAGAAATGTTTAAAACGTACTCAAACACAG GCGACTGTTGATAATGTGTATGAGGAAGTCTCAGAAGTCCTCTTGACGACCTGCATCCCTGCTCCAACAGTGGACGCAGGTGACCAGGATGATGTCCAGTACGCCAGCGTTCAGTTCAAGAACTCCAGAGGTCAGCAGGTGCCCGTTTACTCCACAGTCCAGAAGTTCAAGCCCCACccacagcagcaggaggaggtggagtaTGTAGCAGTCAACTTCTCTAGACCCACTGCTGCCACCCA ACAGGCTCCAGACACAGTGATCTACAGCAAGTCCACAAACAGAAATCATTTCAACAGACAGGCTGCAGACACGGTGATCTACAGCAATTCCACAAACAGAAATAATCTCAACAGACAGGCTGCAGACACGGTGTTCTATAACAAGTCCGCAACGAGGAACATGAACTCGAAGAGACCACGTGGCGCTCCACCAGCTCCACCAAGTCCTGCTAGAGTCTAA
- the LOC125297775 gene encoding paraneoplastic antigen Ma2 homolog: protein MERRAELVSELKGWCCGEALDEAHAVMVLLQEDVDTSAIEETMQTVKCLGRVRVRGRNFNMRLNRYLALCECKEAVRAENVPFDVFPIEGGGPWQVITVDEATRASTQVQMSGTQQAPGKRVEGHRPLSPGDEAAAKSTEAILRAVSDLLSKTTKSSSEHGSYRRLRTFSGLLPTPAGEEQFDHWLGQARLMVEECDCSRKEKRRRLMESLRGPALDIVNAARQQPGEKLSDFLRRLEQSLNRVVQKDGLPFGCADKARLEQLLRGAIASDLMLVNLRLRERKTKPPTFLQLLKEIRTEEEFEASRKKITPVVQSGNVRQNADVKQSDIQNLKSEIKELKALVAAVVTKPAQYTSASSETNSPNVVYSECSSDSDVAALKKQMKRLQQKVMNKVGEPQVAVSAVNTSKPVASSSQQSFKVSEEHFCYRCGESGHLARK, encoded by the exons ATGGAACGCAGGGCAGAGTTAGTGTCAGAATTAAAGGGATGGTGTTGTGGCGAGGCATTAGATGAGGCTCATGCGGTCATGGTGCTCCTTCAAGAAGACGTAGATACAAGTGCAATTGAAGAGACAATGCAAACTGTGAAGTGTTTggggcgtgtgcgtgtgagaggccGGAATTTCAACATGCGGCTCAATAGATATCTGGCCTTGTGTGAATGCAAAGAAGCTGTTAGAGCAGAAAATGTTCCTTTTGATGTGTTTCCAATTGAGGGTGGAGGGCCCTGGCAGGTTATCACAGTAGATGAAGCTACACGAGCCAGTACACAAGTTCAGATGTCCGGAACGCAACAAGCTCCAGGTAAGCGCGTTGAAGGCCATCGCCCATTGTCGCCTGGAGATGAGGCTGCTGCCAAGTCAACAGAGGCCATTCTGCGAGCTGTGAGTGATTTACTTAGCAAGACCACAAAGTCCTCAAGCGAGCATGGAAGCTATCGCCGCCTACGAACTTTCTCTGGGTTGTTGCCCACTCCAGCTGGAGAAGAGCAGTTCGACCACTGGTTGGGTCAAGCACGGCTCATGGTGGAAGAGTGTGACTGCTCTCGCAAAGAGAAGAGGCGGAGACTGATGGAAAGTCTTAGAGGCCCGGCACTTGACATTGTAAACGCAGCACGA CAACAACCAGGTGAGAAGCTGTCTGACTTCCTCAGACGTCTAGAACAGTCGTTGAATAGGGTTGTGCAGAAAGATGGTCTCCCCTTTGGGTGTGCAGATAAAGCAAGACTTGAACAGTTGTTACGTGGTGCGATAGCCTCTGATCTGATGTTAGTTAACCTTCgtctgagagagaggaaaacaaagCCCCCGACCTTTCTCCAGCTGTTGAAGGAGATACGCACAGAAGAGGAATTTGAGGCCTCACGAAAGAAGATTACTCCTGTCGTGCAAAGTGGAAATGTAAGACAGAATGCTGATGTGAAACAGTCTGACATTCAGAACTTGAAGTCTGAGATCAAAGAACTTAAGGCCTTAGTGGCTGCTGTTGTGACTAAGCCAGCACAATACACGTCAGCTAGCAGTGAAACAAATTCCCCAAATGTAGTGTACAGTGAGTGCAGTTCGGACAGTGATGTAGCAGCTTTGAAAAAACAAATGAAGCGCTTGCAACAGAAAGTCATGAATAAAGTAGGTGAACCTCAAGTTGCCGTTTCAGCTGTGAATACCTCAAAACCCGTAGCGAGCTCCTCACAACAATCATTCAAAGTGTCGGAGGAACATTTCTGTTATCGATGTGGTGAGAGTGGGCATCTTGCAAGGAAGTGA